From one Lactiplantibacillus paraplantarum genomic stretch:
- the nhaC gene encoding Na+/H+ antiporter NhaC: MPNSKKWRSVQLPEALLVLLFMLAIMGLGVIKFGLSPQTPVILVIALIILWARIRGAHWDDIHGGIIDGIKTGIIPIFIFLLIGALISVWIAAGIIPSMMVFGFHLISAQWFVPSVFLVCAIIGTSIGSAFTIISTIGIALFGIGTTMGINPALIAGAIISGAIFGDKTSPLSDSTNLAAAIAEADLFDHIRNLMWSTIPAFIVSLALYAVLGAGAATESHLDKIQTTLTVLNNNFTISWWAALPLAVMFACALLKIPAIATLLMNIGLAIVMIFVEQPHIALAKIATMIETGFVAKTGNTSVDALLSRGGISAMMSTVSLILLTLSLGGLLMKFNLIQTAMVPLTKRLKGTGATITAAILAGIGVNIFVGEQYLSVILPGKAFKPTFNQRGLANLALSRVLEDGGTVINYLIPWGVAGAFAANTLGVSTLAYLPFCFFSLLSPVFSIISGFTGWGLKRQSTKQSV; this comes from the coding sequence ATGCCTAATTCAAAAAAATGGCGCTCAGTTCAGTTGCCAGAAGCCTTACTCGTTTTATTATTCATGTTAGCAATTATGGGACTTGGTGTGATCAAATTCGGCCTATCACCACAGACTCCCGTTATTTTAGTGATTGCCCTCATCATTTTGTGGGCACGGATTCGTGGTGCTCATTGGGACGATATTCACGGTGGCATTATTGATGGCATCAAGACTGGCATCATCCCAATCTTTATTTTTCTACTCATCGGTGCCCTTATTAGTGTTTGGATTGCAGCCGGCATCATACCCTCAATGATGGTCTTTGGTTTTCACCTAATTTCCGCACAGTGGTTCGTGCCGTCTGTTTTTCTCGTTTGTGCGATTATTGGGACTTCAATTGGGAGTGCCTTTACGATCATTTCAACCATTGGAATTGCCCTCTTCGGGATTGGCACTACAATGGGCATCAACCCAGCTTTGATTGCCGGCGCTATCATCTCAGGTGCCATTTTTGGGGATAAGACTTCCCCACTATCAGACTCAACTAATCTTGCCGCTGCCATCGCCGAAGCTGATTTATTCGATCATATTCGTAACTTAATGTGGTCTACGATCCCGGCCTTCATTGTGTCGCTAGCGCTATACGCCGTTTTAGGTGCAGGTGCTGCGACAGAGAGTCATTTAGATAAGATTCAGACGACTTTGACAGTTCTCAACAATAACTTCACCATCAGTTGGTGGGCAGCACTGCCACTCGCTGTCATGTTTGCCTGTGCCTTGTTAAAGATTCCAGCCATTGCAACCTTATTAATGAATATCGGACTTGCCATCGTCATGATTTTCGTCGAACAACCGCACATTGCGTTGGCTAAAATTGCAACAATGATCGAGACCGGCTTCGTTGCCAAAACTGGCAATACTAGTGTTGATGCCTTACTCTCACGTGGTGGTATCAGTGCCATGATGAGCACGGTATCCTTGATTTTATTAACCCTCTCCTTAGGTGGGTTACTCATGAAATTTAACCTGATTCAAACAGCGATGGTCCCCTTAACCAAGCGACTAAAGGGGACCGGTGCCACTATCACGGCCGCCATTTTAGCCGGCATCGGTGTCAACATCTTTGTTGGTGAGCAGTACCTTTCCGTTATCTTGCCCGGTAAGGCATTTAAGCCAACCTTTAACCAACGTGGTCTGGCTAACTTAGCTCTCAGCCGTGTCCTTGAAGACGGTGGGACCGTCATCAACTACTTGATTCCATGGGGCGTTGCCGGTGCTTTTGCCGCCAATACGCTGGGGGTTTCAACCTTAGCTTACCTACCATTTTGTTTCTTTAGTTTACTATCACCAGTATTTTCAATTATTAGTGGCTTCACTGGGTGGGGTCTAAAACGTCAATCTACAAAACAATCCGTTTAA
- a CDS encoding LysR family transcriptional regulator, with translation MNIKDLYYFQRLISTQSYTQTAADFHVSQPTISQAIKRLERHFQVTLFFRQAKTKALVLTPSGQQLLLAANDIINNWQHVNESISHLRQHTLRFGIEPSVSEHYLPALTKPIIEQDLLNSVHTVEMGANQLVKQVLAGQLDLAISGNLDQTLDERLAVTPLRPFKFRILANPEHPLAKSEHPTFAEALKSPFVLLNATYLNKLVFRQLAEQLSIEPQVLFESDSSTLIKGLVKENLALGFISDITAPSDDKDDDLVEIPFDDVQVPSVHINLIRRAHQFPIGLVKQVIDIIEKTFAADNAEQKS, from the coding sequence ATGAACATTAAAGACTTGTATTACTTCCAACGCTTAATCAGCACCCAGAGCTATACGCAAACAGCTGCTGATTTTCACGTTAGCCAACCCACAATCTCCCAAGCAATTAAACGACTTGAACGTCATTTTCAAGTGACACTGTTCTTTCGCCAAGCAAAGACCAAAGCCTTAGTGTTAACGCCTAGTGGTCAGCAACTATTGCTCGCAGCCAACGACATTATCAATAACTGGCAACACGTCAACGAATCAATCAGTCACTTACGTCAACACACGCTGCGGTTTGGTATCGAACCATCTGTCAGTGAACATTACTTGCCAGCGCTGACAAAACCAATTATTGAACAGGACCTGCTCAATAGCGTTCACACCGTTGAGATGGGCGCTAACCAGCTTGTCAAACAAGTCTTAGCCGGCCAACTGGACTTAGCCATCAGTGGTAACTTGGATCAAACATTGGATGAACGGCTAGCAGTAACGCCATTACGGCCTTTTAAATTCCGTATTCTCGCTAATCCTGAGCATCCCCTAGCAAAGTCTGAACACCCGACTTTTGCAGAAGCACTAAAGTCTCCTTTTGTACTGCTTAATGCAACTTACTTAAATAAACTGGTCTTCCGGCAACTCGCTGAACAGCTTTCGATCGAACCCCAAGTTCTCTTCGAATCTGATAGCAGCACCTTGATCAAGGGCTTGGTTAAGGAGAACCTGGCGCTAGGCTTCATTTCCGACATCACGGCCCCCAGCGACGATAAAGACGATGATCTCGTTGAGATTCCTTTCGACGACGTTCAGGTTCCTAGCGTACACATCAATTTGATTCGTCGCGCACATCAATTTCCGATTGGCCTGGTTAAACAGGTTATCGATATTATTGAAAAAACGTTTGCGGCTGACAATGCCGAACAAAAATCTTAA
- a CDS encoding SpaA isopeptide-forming pilin-related protein, whose protein sequence is MRLIDFKTWIMGTAAMLTLVVTNQTANAADTATATTTETTQTSGSSTLANHVVLQQTTSSSSSSSSSSSSSSSSSSSSSSSSSSTKKTATGAVTETATSKAVTASESSAQSSTTTDTSQTTSVAAVTQTTDSTDTTATSRATATNQVAQQAAGVKASNEQAATQNQQQTTNMYSGVVTSQKDSASTSTITNQSTASAAMLSKLSRTSLRSLAQRATVAIKGLDATDATVTDDNGVTYSATDVLSLYANYIAKYHWSIADGVEVTAGSTATVTLPENVVFTNGTQHIDVKKSDGTVVGTFTAETGSQTGTLTFNDYFATSDGYNRQGNLTFYVTGTSATTGSNTVGINKVGWADSNSLDADGNPTKMIWQVVANINSAKWQQVAIVDQLGLYQTHEGTMTLETGHYTDGAFVKDAALGTYDFATQQFTYADGVSTPQVSVTVVGQQMTINIDQLDTAVNIFYEVGLIAGHTYTNNAGVTYAPVTGDATDPNEGSSTGEPKSEQSNAAVRFGGSGTASDDIQSYSLVITKTDGDGQSVAGATYQLEDSTGTVLRTDLVTDSAGQLRIGNLSAGTYMLVETAAPSGYQIDMGKHVFTVSAAQATANVVTGRVVDQRIAKTTLTVNKVWADVPVGVQTPTVEVTLQRNGQAYQTLQLTSANGYTGTFSDLDVTDVNGNTYTYTVTETAITGYISSQTTSDETVTLTNTYQTGKLTVVKTDSSGANRLAGAVFAVKNAAGTLVAQLTTDATGQAQLTGLVQGTYTVSEIQAPDGYLINTQAQVVVLDEQSTYQGQLVFTDEVEPSEPSEPSEPSEPSEPSEPSEPSEPSEPSEPSEPSEPSEPSEPSEPSEPSEPSEPSEPSEPSEPSEPSEPSEPSEPSEPSEPSEPSEPSEPSEPSEPSEPSEPSEPNEPSEPVLPGHTDKETNLNQIVTTKIEAAKLAKQSNLVAMTQLTKTLGRPTQLVATSKSVAKATNRKSAQQLPQTSEQSMDWLMILGWLLLGLTVVIRQRRFN, encoded by the coding sequence ATGCGATTAATCGATTTCAAGACTTGGATAATGGGGACGGCCGCCATGTTGACGTTGGTTGTGACAAACCAAACGGCGAATGCGGCGGATACGGCCACCGCAACCACTACTGAAACAACTCAAACTTCTGGTTCGAGTACCCTTGCCAATCACGTGGTGTTGCAACAAACTACGAGCAGTAGCAGTAGCAGTAGCAGTAGCAGTAGCAGTAGCAGTAGCAGTAGCAGTAGCAGTAGCAGTAGCAGTAGCAGTACGAAAAAAACAGCAACTGGTGCTGTTACGGAAACGGCGACTAGCAAAGCGGTCACAGCGTCTGAGTCATCAGCCCAATCATCGACCACAACGGACACTAGTCAAACGACTTCGGTTGCGGCAGTTACCCAAACAACGGACAGTACTGATACGACAGCGACGTCCCGGGCAACAGCTACTAACCAAGTAGCCCAACAAGCGGCTGGTGTGAAGGCAAGTAACGAACAAGCAGCGACACAGAATCAGCAACAAACGACCAATATGTACAGTGGTGTTGTGACCAGTCAAAAAGATTCGGCCTCAACGTCTACTATTACGAATCAGTCAACTGCGTCTGCGGCGATGCTATCCAAGTTGAGTCGGACTAGTCTTCGCAGTTTAGCACAACGAGCAACGGTCGCTATTAAGGGGCTTGATGCCACCGACGCAACGGTGACTGACGACAATGGTGTCACGTATAGTGCTACGGACGTATTGAGCTTGTATGCAAACTATATTGCGAAGTACCATTGGTCGATAGCCGATGGTGTTGAGGTGACTGCTGGCAGTACAGCAACAGTGACTTTGCCTGAGAATGTTGTCTTTACCAATGGTACTCAGCATATTGATGTCAAAAAATCAGATGGAACAGTTGTCGGAACTTTTACGGCTGAAACTGGTAGTCAAACCGGGACACTGACTTTTAATGATTATTTTGCAACTAGTGATGGCTACAATCGTCAAGGAAACTTAACGTTTTATGTCACTGGGACTAGCGCGACAACTGGAAGCAATACGGTTGGTATTAATAAGGTTGGTTGGGCAGATAGTAATAGTTTAGATGCCGATGGTAATCCTACCAAAATGATCTGGCAAGTTGTCGCAAACATTAACAGTGCGAAGTGGCAGCAAGTTGCGATTGTCGACCAGCTGGGGCTTTATCAAACGCACGAAGGTACCATGACGTTGGAAACTGGTCATTATACTGACGGCGCCTTTGTTAAAGACGCGGCATTGGGAACTTATGATTTTGCGACTCAGCAGTTTACTTACGCTGATGGGGTATCAACACCACAAGTAAGCGTGACGGTAGTGGGACAGCAAATGACAATTAATATTGACCAATTAGATACAGCGGTCAATATATTTTATGAAGTTGGCCTGATCGCGGGACACACGTACACCAATAATGCGGGTGTAACGTATGCACCTGTCACTGGAGATGCGACTGATCCCAATGAAGGCAGTTCGACAGGCGAACCAAAGAGCGAACAGTCGAACGCGGCCGTTAGATTTGGTGGTTCTGGAACTGCCAGTGATGACATTCAAAGTTATAGTTTGGTTATCACTAAAACTGATGGTGATGGCCAGTCAGTTGCTGGTGCCACTTATCAACTAGAGGATAGCACGGGTACGGTACTTCGGACTGATTTGGTGACCGATTCAGCTGGACAGCTACGTATCGGCAACTTGTCGGCGGGGACGTATATGTTAGTTGAGACGGCGGCTCCGAGTGGCTACCAGATCGACATGGGCAAACATGTCTTCACGGTATCTGCAGCACAAGCAACGGCCAACGTGGTCACAGGACGTGTGGTTGACCAACGGATTGCCAAGACAACACTTACTGTTAACAAGGTTTGGGCTGACGTGCCAGTCGGTGTGCAAACACCGACCGTCGAAGTGACGTTACAACGCAATGGTCAAGCCTATCAGACCTTGCAATTGACGTCAGCAAATGGCTATACGGGCACCTTCAGTGATTTAGATGTGACGGATGTTAATGGCAACACGTACACTTATACGGTGACCGAAACCGCTATTACCGGCTATATCAGTAGTCAAACAACTAGTGATGAGACGGTGACGCTAACGAATACGTATCAAACCGGAAAATTAACGGTGGTCAAGACGGATTCGAGTGGTGCTAATCGGTTAGCCGGAGCGGTTTTTGCGGTGAAAAATGCTGCTGGAACGCTGGTTGCACAATTGACGACGGATGCGACTGGTCAGGCACAGCTCACAGGTCTCGTACAAGGAACCTATACGGTCAGCGAAATTCAAGCGCCGGATGGTTACTTGATCAATACGCAAGCGCAAGTGGTCGTGTTGGATGAACAGAGCACGTATCAAGGTCAGTTAGTTTTTACTGACGAGGTCGAGCCGAGTGAACCGAGCGAACCAAGCGAGCCGAGCGAGCCGAGCGAACCGAGCGAACCAAGTGAACCAAGCGAGCCAAGTGAACCAAGTGAACCAAGTGAGCCAAGTGAACCGAGTGAACCAAGTGAGCCGAGTGAGCCAAGTGAACCAAGCGAGCCGAGTGAACCGAGCGAACCGAGTGAACCAAGCGAGCCGAGTGAACCAAGTGAACCGAGCGAACCAAGTGAGCCGAGTGAGCCAAGTGAACCAAGCGAGCCGAGTGAACCGAGCGAACCGAGTGAACCAAGCGAGCCGAGTGAACCAAGTGAACCGAGCGAACCAAACGAACCAAGTGAACCGGTGTTGCCGGGCCACACTGATAAGGAAACAAATTTAAATCAGATTGTTACAACGAAGATTGAGGCGGCTAAGTTAGCTAAGCAATCTAATTTAGTTGCCATGACTCAACTAACGAAAACGTTAGGACGGCCAACGCAACTAGTAGCAACTTCTAAATCAGTGGCTAAAGCAACTAATCGAAAGTCGGCGCAACAATTGCCACAGACTAGTGAACAATCGATGGATTGGCTTATGATTTTAGGCTGGCTATTGCTAGGACTAACAGTTGTTATTCGTCAACGACGTTTTAATTAA
- a CDS encoding NADP-dependent oxidoreductase, whose product MLAYGYQKFGGPTVFEELAQSQPLPAANQLLINTLAVNLTEEDRLERLGTIQSITLPHIPGHDVIGRIVKVGTAVTDFDVGTIVAARTNHTYAEQICLDNDLAVTVPTDLDPVTAVSLVTPGIIAYKVVRYFADVQADQTVIVKGAGSPVGLLIIQLAKRLGAHVIAVASERYASLIATLGVDQFVDYQHQNPVHVLADRGDVVINVAIDGVGGKDDLAMAKFDATIASFAHHLPATSKSIRFQAIQPTEVISDQAALQLLFKLLDTGQLTTTIDEQLPFNLTGFIQGHQRLDEPHVGQVVVAR is encoded by the coding sequence ATGCTTGCATACGGCTATCAAAAATTTGGGGGACCCACCGTATTTGAAGAACTTGCACAATCACAACCATTACCAGCAGCCAATCAGTTATTGATCAACACCTTAGCTGTTAACTTAACGGAGGAAGACCGTTTAGAACGACTAGGAACTATCCAAAGCATCACATTACCACACATTCCGGGACACGATGTCATTGGACGTATCGTCAAAGTCGGCACCGCTGTTACCGACTTTGACGTTGGAACCATCGTGGCGGCGCGCACTAATCATACCTACGCGGAACAGATTTGTCTGGATAATGATCTTGCGGTGACTGTTCCAACTGACCTCGATCCGGTTACAGCTGTCAGTCTAGTCACACCTGGCATCATCGCCTACAAGGTAGTCCGCTACTTTGCGGACGTTCAAGCTGATCAGACCGTCATTGTTAAGGGCGCCGGTAGTCCAGTAGGTCTGCTGATTATTCAATTAGCCAAACGTTTAGGCGCGCACGTCATAGCGGTCGCTAGCGAACGTTATGCCAGTCTGATTGCGACGCTCGGTGTTGATCAATTCGTCGACTACCAACATCAAAATCCAGTTCACGTGTTAGCCGATCGTGGCGATGTCGTGATTAACGTTGCCATCGATGGGGTTGGCGGTAAGGATGATTTAGCCATGGCCAAATTTGATGCAACCATCGCTTCATTTGCCCATCACTTGCCAGCTACCAGCAAATCAATTCGTTTCCAAGCGATCCAACCGACCGAGGTGATTTCTGATCAAGCTGCCTTACAATTACTATTCAAGTTGCTAGATACTGGTCAATTGACCACGACGATCGATGAACAACTACCGTTTAACCTCACGGGCTTCATTCAAGGTCACCAACGACTAGATGAGCCCCACGTGGGTCAAGTGGTCGTTGCGCGCTAA
- a CDS encoding glycoside hydrolase family 13 protein, whose product MANQWWQSAVVYQVYPRSFQDSNGDGIGDLPGITQRLDYIKQLGADVIWLNPIYRSPGVDNGYDISDYYDINPEFGTMADFDQLLATAHAKGLKIMMDIVVNHSSNQNKWFTASAKSKDNPYADYYIWRDPVDGHAPNNWGGFFGGSVWKYVASRDQYYLHSFAVEQPDLNWDNPQLRQAVYDMMNFWVNKGVDGFRLDVINLISKPASFADGQPEAGEPYAAIGGIIANGPHLHDYLQEMNQQVFAGHQLMTVGETPGATVADARQLASLQGQELNMVFEFEHMGLDGNPDPALGKWNDQPVRLVDLKQSLSKWQTGLQGAAWNSLYWNNHDQPRIVSRFGDERPVYRERSAKMLATLLHFLQGTPYIYEGEELGMTNAHFSQLADYQDLESLNAYHHFVDDEQVVQSDQMLGYLAHMSRDNARTPMQWDDSQNAGFSTATPWLAVNANYPRINTQLAQRTPGSILSYYQRLIKLRHQLPIMTTGDYRLLLPEDASVYAYMRHAGSQHLLVICNFTAATQTRHFAVLPADAHLLISNYDGDHRDVLRAYEAKVYQF is encoded by the coding sequence ATGGCTAATCAATGGTGGCAGTCAGCAGTCGTTTATCAAGTTTATCCACGATCGTTTCAAGATTCAAATGGCGATGGAATTGGGGATTTACCTGGTATTACACAACGTCTAGATTATATCAAGCAGCTAGGTGCGGATGTCATCTGGCTTAATCCAATTTACCGTTCTCCCGGCGTCGACAACGGGTATGATATTAGTGATTACTATGATATTAATCCAGAGTTTGGAACGATGGCTGATTTTGACCAATTGCTGGCCACGGCCCATGCGAAAGGATTAAAAATTATGATGGACATTGTTGTCAACCATTCGTCTAATCAAAATAAGTGGTTTACGGCAAGTGCAAAGAGTAAGGATAATCCATATGCGGACTACTATATTTGGCGCGATCCCGTGGATGGTCATGCGCCCAATAATTGGGGCGGCTTTTTCGGTGGTTCAGTCTGGAAATACGTCGCTAGTCGTGATCAGTACTATCTACATTCGTTCGCAGTCGAACAGCCAGATCTGAATTGGGATAATCCACAATTGCGACAAGCAGTCTATGACATGATGAATTTCTGGGTTAATAAGGGTGTGGACGGTTTCCGGTTGGATGTCATTAACTTGATTTCCAAACCCGCTAGTTTTGCTGATGGGCAACCAGAAGCTGGTGAGCCGTACGCGGCAATTGGTGGAATTATTGCTAACGGTCCACACTTGCATGATTACTTACAGGAAATGAACCAACAAGTATTTGCAGGGCATCAATTGATGACGGTCGGTGAAACTCCTGGAGCTACGGTCGCCGACGCAAGGCAGTTAGCAAGCCTACAAGGGCAGGAGCTAAATATGGTGTTTGAATTCGAGCACATGGGTTTGGATGGTAATCCGGATCCAGCCTTGGGTAAATGGAATGACCAACCGGTTCGTCTAGTTGATTTAAAGCAGAGTCTATCTAAGTGGCAAACTGGCTTACAAGGCGCTGCTTGGAATAGCCTCTACTGGAATAATCATGACCAACCGCGAATCGTATCGCGGTTCGGTGATGAGCGACCAGTATACCGGGAACGCTCAGCGAAAATGTTGGCAACCCTGTTGCATTTTCTACAAGGAACGCCCTATATTTATGAAGGTGAAGAGCTCGGCATGACAAATGCCCACTTTAGCCAGTTAGCTGATTATCAGGATTTGGAATCGCTCAATGCCTACCACCACTTTGTTGATGACGAGCAGGTGGTGCAATCGGACCAGATGTTAGGGTACTTAGCCCATATGTCACGGGATAATGCACGTACCCCGATGCAGTGGGATGACAGCCAGAACGCTGGGTTTTCAACAGCAACACCGTGGCTAGCAGTTAATGCCAATTACCCTCGAATTAATACCCAGTTGGCGCAACGAACGCCCGGTTCAATTCTGAGTTATTATCAGCGACTGATCAAACTTCGTCATCAATTACCAATTATGACGACGGGAGATTATCGTTTGTTGCTGCCTGAGGACGCGTCAGTATATGCGTACATGCGGCATGCTGGAAGCCAGCATCTCTTGGTGATTTGTAATTTTACAGCGGCAACTCAGACACGACACTTTGCGGTGCTACCTGCAGATGCGCACCTATTGATCAGTAATTACGATGGGGATCATCGAGACGTATTACGGGCGTACGAGGCGAAAGTTTATCAGTTTTAA